The Solibacillus daqui genome has a segment encoding these proteins:
- a CDS encoding Na/Pi cotransporter family protein, translated as MLTIFGGIGLFLLGMTMLTNGLKEIAGDALKKWLNRFTKGRISAVVSGAVMTMLVQSSTATTLLTIGFVSAGLLTFIQSIGVIIGANIGSTSTGWIISLIGFKISLQTMALPIIGVGVFMSLIAPNDIKKFGNVFAGFGLLFLGIDMLQQGMGSAQDLIAFDKIPADSIISIFLLIVIGIVMTVIMQASSAAMAATLAALFAGAIDFEQAAYLVIGQNIGTTATALFAAIGASVAARRTAITHLMFNVITAIIVTSIFSYFVSATKWITVAISGSFDETIGLAIFHTLFSVLGAFIFIPLMQPFANLLMKMVPERENALTRNLDESLVEMPTVAIDVSFITMRDIMMELTKAQQLLLQSKKVTVDYEKKMLEVEEALIITRRFLDGILVSSSRDRTKLISILHTLDHLHRLIKVLREQQKVEALYLQEKLMQDWQELLETIGDRLSEDEKMLDISIILEHTSQEMAQQRRNKREQYFERSVSNETQLDLAVSKVDALLWIDRLIYHYWRATARMAEYQTINED; from the coding sequence ATGCTCACGATTTTTGGTGGGATTGGTCTGTTTTTACTTGGTATGACCATGCTAACAAACGGACTGAAAGAAATTGCTGGAGACGCATTAAAAAAATGGCTGAACAGATTTACGAAGGGTCGTATTAGTGCGGTTGTTTCCGGAGCTGTTATGACGATGCTTGTACAATCTTCAACAGCAACAACATTACTTACGATCGGCTTTGTGAGTGCAGGTTTGCTTACATTTATACAATCGATTGGGGTCATTATTGGTGCGAACATCGGTAGTACGAGTACGGGCTGGATTATTTCATTAATTGGCTTCAAAATTAGTTTACAAACGATGGCGTTACCGATTATTGGCGTTGGGGTATTTATGTCTCTGATTGCGCCAAATGATATTAAAAAATTCGGTAATGTGTTTGCAGGATTCGGTTTACTATTTTTGGGGATAGATATGTTACAGCAAGGAATGGGCTCGGCACAAGATTTAATTGCGTTCGACAAAATACCGGCTGACTCTATTATTTCGATTTTTCTATTAATAGTTATTGGAATTGTGATGACTGTGATTATGCAAGCTTCAAGTGCGGCAATGGCAGCTACTTTAGCAGCATTATTTGCAGGGGCCATTGATTTTGAACAGGCCGCTTACTTAGTCATTGGGCAAAATATTGGGACGACAGCTACGGCATTATTTGCGGCAATTGGTGCATCGGTTGCAGCAAGGCGTACAGCGATAACCCATTTAATGTTTAATGTAATTACAGCAATTATTGTTACGTCCATATTCTCATACTTTGTCTCAGCAACAAAATGGATTACGGTAGCGATTTCTGGTAGCTTTGATGAAACTATAGGCTTAGCGATTTTCCATACATTATTTAGTGTACTAGGAGCGTTTATTTTCATTCCGTTAATGCAGCCGTTTGCCAATTTACTAATGAAAATGGTACCAGAGCGTGAAAATGCATTGACGCGTAATTTAGATGAAAGCTTAGTGGAAATGCCTACTGTAGCGATCGATGTGTCATTTATAACGATGCGTGATATTATGATGGAATTAACGAAGGCACAACAGCTTTTATTACAGTCGAAAAAAGTGACTGTAGATTACGAAAAGAAAATGCTAGAAGTAGAAGAGGCACTTATCATTACACGCAGATTTTTAGATGGTATTTTAGTAAGTTCTTCGCGTGACCGTACAAAGCTGATTTCAATATTACATACACTCGATCATTTACATCGATTAATAAAAGTATTGCGCGAACAACAAAAGGTAGAGGCGCTTTATTTACAAGAAAAACTCATGCAAGATTGGCAGGAGTTATTGGAGACGATAGGTGACCGTCTGTCAGAGGATGAAAAAATGCTCGATATATCGATTATTTTAGAGCATACATCGCAAGAAATGGCACAGCAGCGTCGCAATAAGCGCGAACAATATTTTGAACGTTCTGTATCAAATGAAACACAGCTTGATTTAGCGGTTTCAAAGGTAGATGCACTATTATGGATAGACCGTTTAATCTATCATTATTGGCGTGCAACTGCGCGAATGGCAGAATATCAAACGATTAATGAAGATTAA